A section of the Melopsittacus undulatus isolate bMelUnd1 chromosome 3, bMelUnd1.mat.Z, whole genome shotgun sequence genome encodes:
- the LOC101874582 gene encoding serine/threonine-protein kinase PDIK1L-like isoform X1, whose product MAEEAKYSIIREVGRGNYGVVYEAILNQTRSKVAVKRIHCDVPENVELALQEFWALQSIQRQHENVIQLEECILQNGQVFQPISHRYRKSDSHLLLIETCLKGRRCMDPKSACFLWFVMEFCDGGNMNEYLLSRSPNAQLNNSFMQQLSSAVAFLHRNQIVHRDLKSDNILISHRRGSPIVKVADFGLSKVCQEKGNVNQHRFSSACGSNFYMAPEVWEGHYTAKADIFALGIIFWAMVERITFRDGDSEKELLGTYICQGKELVPLGEALLENPNMKLQIPLKKKSMPGDLCKLLHDMLAFNPKERLDAFQLEVRIRQISYGKKRQRSVS is encoded by the exons ATGGCTGAGGAAGCCAAGTACAGCATCATTCGGGAAGTGGGCCGAGGAAACTATGGGGTGGTTTATGAGGCCATCCTTAACCAAACTAGAAGCAAAGTAGCTGTGAAAAGGATACACTGTGATGTGCCTGAAAATGTAGAACTGGCTCTGCAGGAGTTCTGGGCCCTGCAGAGCATCCAGAGGCAACATGAAAATGTGATCCAGTTGGAGGAGTGTATCCTGCAGAATGGCCAAGTCTTTCAGCCCATTAGTCATCGTTACCGGAAATCAGACAGCCACTTGCTACTCATTGAGACCTGCCTGAAAGGAAGGAGGTGTATGGATCCCAAATCAGCCTGCTTTCTGTGGTTTGTGATGGAATTCTGTGATGGTGGCAACATGAATGAATACCTGCTGTCCCGCAGCCCCAATGCTCAGCTAAACAACAGCTtcatgcagcagctcagcagcgcAGTGGCTTTCCTGCACAGAAACCAGATAGTGCATAGAGACCTGAAATCTGACAATATTCTGATTTCTCATAGACGTGGAAGTCCCATAGTAAAG GTGGCAGATTTTGGTCTCAGCAAGGTGTGTCAGGAGAAAGGGAATGTGAACCAGCATCGTTTCTCTTCTGCGTGTGGATCCAACTTCTACATGGCTCCAGAAGTATGGGAAGGTCACTACACTGCTAAGGCTGACATCTTTGCCCTTGGGATCATTTTCTGGGCTATGGTCGAGAGGATCACCTTCCGAGATGGGGATTCTGAGAAGGAATTGCTTG GAACTTACATCTGCCAAGGGAAGGAGCTTGTTCCCCTTGGAGAAGCATTGCTGGAGAACCCCAACATGAAATTACAGATTCCCCTGAAGAAGAAGTCCATGCCAGGTGATCTCTGCAAGCTCCTGCATGACATGCTGGCTTTTAACCCAAAGGAAAGGTTGGATGCCTTCCAACTAGAAGTCCGAATCAGGCAGATCTCCTATGGCAAAAAGCGTCAACGTTCTGTCTCATAG
- the LOC101874582 gene encoding serine/threonine-protein kinase PDIK1L-like isoform X2: MAEEAKYSIIREVGRGNYGVVYEAILNQTRSKVAVKRIHCDVPENVELALQEFWALQSIQRQHENVIQLEECILQNGQVFQPISHRYRKSDSHLLLIETCLKGRRCMDPKSACFLWFVMEFCDGGNMNEYLLSRSPNAQLNNSFMQQLSSAVAFLHRNQIVHRDLKSDNILISHRRGSPIVKVADFGLSKVCQEKGNVNQHRFSSACGSNFYMAPEVWEGHYTAKADIFALGIIFWAMVERITFRDGDSEKELLGTISRCDLEPSEMVNNCLPLE; encoded by the exons ATGGCTGAGGAAGCCAAGTACAGCATCATTCGGGAAGTGGGCCGAGGAAACTATGGGGTGGTTTATGAGGCCATCCTTAACCAAACTAGAAGCAAAGTAGCTGTGAAAAGGATACACTGTGATGTGCCTGAAAATGTAGAACTGGCTCTGCAGGAGTTCTGGGCCCTGCAGAGCATCCAGAGGCAACATGAAAATGTGATCCAGTTGGAGGAGTGTATCCTGCAGAATGGCCAAGTCTTTCAGCCCATTAGTCATCGTTACCGGAAATCAGACAGCCACTTGCTACTCATTGAGACCTGCCTGAAAGGAAGGAGGTGTATGGATCCCAAATCAGCCTGCTTTCTGTGGTTTGTGATGGAATTCTGTGATGGTGGCAACATGAATGAATACCTGCTGTCCCGCAGCCCCAATGCTCAGCTAAACAACAGCTtcatgcagcagctcagcagcgcAGTGGCTTTCCTGCACAGAAACCAGATAGTGCATAGAGACCTGAAATCTGACAATATTCTGATTTCTCATAGACGTGGAAGTCCCATAGTAAAG GTGGCAGATTTTGGTCTCAGCAAGGTGTGTCAGGAGAAAGGGAATGTGAACCAGCATCGTTTCTCTTCTGCGTGTGGATCCAACTTCTACATGGCTCCAGAAGTATGGGAAGGTCACTACACTGCTAAGGCTGACATCTTTGCCCTTGGGATCATTTTCTGGGCTATGGTCGAGAGGATCACCTTCCGAGATGGGGATTCTGAGAAGGAATTGCTTG GTACCATTTCCCGCTGCGATCTGGAGCCCTCCGAGATGGTGAATAACTGCCTTCCTTTGGAATGA